A region of Streptomyces sp. NBC_01788 DNA encodes the following proteins:
- a CDS encoding ATP-binding protein: MKIAFVGKGGSGKTTLSSLFIRHLAATGAPVVAIDADINQHLGAALGLEETQSAALPAMGDHLPLIKDCLRGTNPRITSAETMIKTTPPGEGSRLLRLCEDNPLYDACAHPVELDGAAVRLMVTGPFTDADLGVACYHSKTGAVELFLNHLVDSRDEYAVVDMTAGSDSFASGMFTRFDITFLVAEPTRKGVSVYRQYKEYARDYGVVLRVVGNKVQGRDDLDFLRAEVGDDLLVTVGHSDWVRAMEKGRPPRFEFLEDANRRALRMLQVAADATYELRDWDRYTRQMVHFHLKNAASWGNERTGADLAAQIDPGFVLGEGVTAPA; encoded by the coding sequence ATGAAAATTGCTTTCGTCGGGAAGGGCGGCAGCGGCAAGACCACTCTGTCCTCCCTGTTCATCCGGCATCTCGCGGCCACCGGCGCGCCCGTCGTGGCGATCGACGCCGACATCAACCAGCATCTGGGGGCCGCGCTCGGCCTGGAGGAGACGCAGTCCGCCGCACTGCCGGCGATGGGCGACCATCTGCCGCTGATCAAGGACTGCCTGCGCGGCACCAACCCGCGCATCACCTCCGCCGAGACGATGATCAAGACGACCCCGCCGGGCGAGGGCTCGCGCCTGCTGCGCCTGTGCGAGGACAACCCGCTCTACGACGCCTGCGCGCACCCTGTGGAACTCGACGGCGCGGCCGTCCGTTTGATGGTCACCGGCCCCTTCACGGACGCCGACCTGGGGGTCGCCTGCTACCACTCCAAGACCGGGGCGGTGGAGCTGTTTCTGAACCACCTGGTGGACAGCCGCGACGAGTACGCCGTGGTCGACATGACGGCGGGCTCGGACTCCTTCGCCTCCGGCATGTTCACCCGCTTCGACATCACGTTCCTCGTCGCCGAGCCGACCCGGAAGGGGGTCTCCGTCTACCGCCAGTACAAGGAGTACGCCCGTGACTACGGGGTCGTGCTGCGCGTCGTCGGCAACAAGGTGCAGGGCCGGGACGACCTCGACTTCCTGCGCGCCGAGGTCGGGGACGACCTGCTCGTGACCGTCGGGCACTCCGACTGGGTGCGCGCCATGGAGAAGGGCCGGCCGCCCCGGTTCGAGTTCCTGGAGGACGCCAACCGCCGCGCCCTGCGCATGCTCCAGGTCGCCGCCGACGCCACCTACGAGCTGCGCGACTGGGACCGCTACACCCGCCAGATGGTGCACTTCCACCTGAAGAACGCCGCCTCGTGGGGAAACGAGCGGACCGGGGCCGACCTCGCGGCCCAGATCGACCCCGGCTTCGTCCTCGGCGAGGGTGTCACCGCCCCGGCGTGA
- the acs gene encoding acetate--CoA ligase → MADNERSSLSNLLKEERRFAPPADLAANANVTSDAYEQAKADRLGFWAEQARRLTWAVEPTETLDWSNPPFAKWFKDGTLNVAYNCVDRHVEAGHGDRVAIHFEGEPGDHRAITYAELKDEVSKAANALLELGVRKGDRVAIYMPMIPETAVAMLACARIGATHSVVFGGFSADALATRIKDADARVVITADGGYRRGKPSALKPAVDEAVGRVDNVDHVLVVRRTGQEVAWTEGRDLWWHEIVDRQPAEHTPEAFEAEHPLFILYTSGTTGKPKGILHTSGGYLTQVAYTHWSVFDLKPETDVFWCTADVGWVTGHSYIVYGPLANGATQVMYEGTPDTPHQGRFWEVVQKYGVTILYTAPTAIRTFMKWGDDIPAKFDLSSLRILGSVGEPINPEAWIWYRKNIGGDRTPVVDTWWQTETGGIMISPLPGVTDAKPGSAQRPLPGISATVVDDEANEVPNGGGGYLVLTEPWPSMLRTIWGDDQRFIDTYWSRFEGRYFAGDGAKKDDDGDIWLLGRVDDVMLVSGHNISTTEVESALVSHPSVAEAAVVGATDETTGQAIVAFVILRGAVTETENLVGELRDHVGSTLGPIAKPKRILPVAELPKTRSGKIMRRLLRDVAENRQLGDVTTLTDSTVMDFIQAKLPTSSSED, encoded by the coding sequence ATGGCAGACAACGAGCGTTCTTCACTCTCCAACCTCCTGAAGGAGGAGCGACGTTTCGCGCCCCCCGCCGACCTGGCCGCGAACGCCAACGTCACGTCGGACGCGTACGAGCAGGCCAAGGCCGACCGGCTCGGCTTCTGGGCGGAGCAGGCCCGCCGGCTGACCTGGGCCGTGGAGCCGACCGAGACGCTCGACTGGTCGAACCCGCCGTTCGCCAAGTGGTTCAAGGACGGCACGCTCAACGTGGCGTACAACTGCGTCGACCGGCATGTCGAGGCCGGACACGGCGACCGGGTCGCGATCCACTTCGAGGGTGAGCCCGGCGACCACCGCGCCATCACCTACGCCGAACTCAAGGACGAGGTCTCCAAGGCCGCCAACGCCCTGCTCGAACTGGGCGTCCGAAAGGGCGACCGGGTCGCGATCTACATGCCGATGATCCCGGAGACCGCGGTCGCGATGCTGGCCTGCGCCAGGATCGGCGCCACGCACTCGGTGGTCTTCGGCGGCTTCTCCGCGGACGCGCTCGCCACCCGCATCAAGGACGCCGACGCCCGGGTCGTGATCACCGCCGACGGCGGTTACCGCCGCGGCAAGCCCTCCGCGCTCAAGCCGGCCGTCGACGAGGCGGTCGGGCGCGTGGACAACGTCGACCACGTGCTCGTGGTCCGCCGCACCGGCCAGGAGGTCGCCTGGACCGAGGGCCGGGACCTGTGGTGGCACGAGATCGTCGACCGCCAGCCGGCCGAGCACACCCCGGAGGCGTTCGAGGCGGAGCACCCGCTGTTCATCCTGTACACCTCGGGCACCACGGGGAAGCCGAAGGGCATCCTGCACACCTCCGGCGGCTACCTCACGCAGGTCGCGTACACGCACTGGTCGGTCTTCGACCTCAAGCCGGAGACCGACGTGTTCTGGTGCACCGCCGACGTCGGCTGGGTCACCGGCCACTCGTACATCGTGTACGGACCGCTGGCCAACGGCGCGACGCAGGTCATGTACGAGGGCACGCCGGACACCCCGCACCAGGGCCGCTTCTGGGAGGTCGTCCAGAAGTACGGCGTGACGATCCTCTACACGGCGCCGACCGCGATCCGTACGTTCATGAAGTGGGGCGACGACATCCCCGCGAAGTTCGACCTGTCCTCCCTGCGCATCCTCGGCTCGGTCGGTGAGCCGATCAACCCGGAGGCGTGGATCTGGTACCGCAAGAACATCGGCGGCGACCGCACCCCGGTCGTCGACACCTGGTGGCAGACGGAGACCGGCGGCATCATGATCTCCCCGCTGCCGGGGGTGACCGACGCCAAGCCCGGCTCGGCCCAGCGGCCGCTGCCCGGCATCTCCGCCACCGTGGTGGACGACGAGGCGAACGAGGTGCCCAACGGCGGCGGTGGCTACCTGGTGCTCACCGAGCCGTGGCCGTCGATGCTGCGCACCATCTGGGGCGACGACCAGCGGTTCATCGACACCTACTGGTCGCGGTTCGAGGGCCGGTACTTCGCCGGTGACGGCGCGAAGAAGGACGACGACGGCGACATCTGGCTGCTCGGCCGCGTGGATGACGTGATGCTCGTGTCCGGGCACAACATCTCCACCACCGAGGTCGAGTCCGCCCTCGTCTCCCACCCGTCGGTCGCCGAGGCGGCCGTGGTCGGCGCGACGGACGAGACCACCGGACAGGCGATCGTCGCCTTCGTGATCCTGCGCGGCGCGGTCACGGAGACCGAGAACCTGGTCGGCGAGCTGCGCGACCACGTCGGTTCGACCCTCGGCCCGATCGCCAAGCCCAAACGGATCCTGCCGGTGGCGGAGCTGCCGAAGACCCGCTCCGGGAAGATCATGCGGCGCCTGCTGCGTGACGTGGCGGAGAACCGGCAGCTCGGAGATGTCACGACGCTGACCGACTCCACCGTCATGGACTTCATCCAGGCCAAGCTGCCCACGTCGTCCAGCGAGGACTGA
- a CDS encoding TadA family conjugal transfer-associated ATPase → MPVELLDGVRQWLAESGAEPTPARVAQALREQGRVLGDAEVLGAAERLRSELIGSGPLEPLLADPSVTDVLVSAPDRVWVDRGGGLERAAVAFPDAAAVRRLAQRLAAVAGRRLDDARPWVDARLPDGTRLHAVLPPVAVGCTCLSLRVVRPRAFTLEELVAAGTVPPGGDRVLRALIEARLSFLISGGTGTGKTTLLSALLGLAGSGERIVLAEDSAELRPDHPHVVRLETRPANQEGAGLVTLEDLVRQALRMRPDRLVVGEVRGGEVVHLLAALNTGHEGGCCTVHANAAADVPARLEALGTAAGLDRAALHSQLAAALSVVLHLVRDRSGRRRIAEVRVLERDASGLVRTVPALRWGAEAFVAEPGWERLRGLLRRESGRGGEDRDG, encoded by the coding sequence ATGCCGGTGGAGTTGCTGGACGGCGTACGGCAGTGGCTCGCCGAGAGCGGGGCCGAGCCGACGCCCGCGCGGGTCGCGCAGGCCCTGCGCGAACAGGGCCGGGTGCTCGGGGACGCGGAAGTGCTCGGCGCGGCAGAGCGGTTGCGCTCCGAACTGATCGGCAGCGGTCCGCTGGAGCCGTTGCTGGCCGATCCGTCGGTGACCGACGTCCTCGTGTCGGCCCCGGACCGGGTGTGGGTGGACCGGGGCGGCGGACTGGAGCGGGCCGCCGTTGCCTTCCCGGACGCGGCTGCCGTACGGCGCCTCGCGCAGCGCCTGGCCGCCGTGGCCGGCCGACGGCTGGACGACGCCCGGCCATGGGTCGACGCCCGGCTGCCCGACGGCACCCGGCTGCACGCCGTGCTGCCTCCCGTCGCCGTCGGCTGCACCTGCCTGTCCCTGCGGGTCGTACGGCCACGCGCGTTCACGCTGGAGGAACTGGTCGCGGCGGGCACGGTGCCGCCCGGCGGGGACCGCGTACTGCGGGCGCTGATCGAGGCCCGGCTGTCCTTCCTCATCAGCGGAGGGACCGGAACCGGGAAGACCACGCTACTCAGCGCACTGCTCGGGCTTGCGGGGTCCGGTGAGCGGATCGTCCTCGCCGAGGACTCCGCGGAGCTGCGACCCGACCACCCGCACGTCGTCCGCCTGGAGACCAGACCCGCCAACCAGGAGGGCGCGGGCCTGGTCACCCTCGAGGACCTGGTGCGGCAGGCACTGCGGATGCGGCCGGACCGACTGGTCGTGGGCGAGGTGCGCGGCGGCGAGGTGGTCCACCTTCTGGCCGCCCTCAACACCGGCCACGAAGGCGGCTGCTGCACAGTGCACGCCAACGCCGCCGCGGACGTCCCCGCCCGGCTGGAGGCGCTGGGTACCGCCGCCGGGCTCGACCGGGCAGCGCTGCACAGCCAGTTGGCAGCCGCGCTGTCGGTGGTGCTGCACCTCGTGCGGGACCGTTCCGGGAGGCGGCGGATCGCCGAGGTGCGGGTGCTGGAGCGGGATGCCTCGGGACTGGTGCGGACCGTGCCGGCGCTGCGCTGGGGTGCGGAGGCTTTCGTGGCGGAACCGGGGTGGGAGCGGCTGCGGGGGCTGCTCCGGAGGGAGAGCGGGAGAGGGGGCGAGGACCGCGATGGATGA
- a CDS encoding type II secretion system F family protein, which translates to MDEGFWGSVRVAAGAVCAGAAVWLLAVLLLGGWHSAARRARVLFAGGGPEGPGQPPSDRILRQLTQVSGRLRAEWWAPAAGLVLAVLGASVLPVVAGAVGVPLLRRTRLARAARRRQERQADAVIALCGALAGEVRAGRQPGEALLCAARDSGGLGDAQAAVLAAARFGGDVPAALAGAARQPGAEGLRGLAACWRVAVDQGAGLAAGLDRLEGALRAERDQRADLRAQLSGARATAVMLAGLPALGLLLGEAMGADPLRVLLHTGAGLGCLVIGGVLEGAGLWWALRIVRAAEAM; encoded by the coding sequence ATGGATGAGGGGTTCTGGGGCTCGGTCCGGGTGGCCGCGGGCGCGGTGTGTGCGGGGGCGGCCGTGTGGCTGCTGGCCGTGTTGCTGTTGGGCGGGTGGCACTCCGCGGCACGGCGGGCGCGGGTGCTGTTCGCCGGCGGCGGGCCGGAGGGCCCGGGACAGCCACCCTCCGACCGGATCCTTCGCCAACTGACCCAGGTCAGCGGACGGTTGCGCGCCGAATGGTGGGCACCGGCCGCCGGGCTGGTGCTCGCGGTGCTGGGCGCCTCGGTGCTGCCGGTCGTCGCGGGGGCGGTCGGGGTGCCGCTGCTGCGCCGCACCCGGCTCGCCCGGGCGGCACGCCGACGGCAGGAGCGGCAGGCGGACGCGGTGATCGCCCTGTGCGGGGCCCTCGCCGGAGAGGTGCGGGCCGGTCGGCAGCCGGGAGAGGCGCTGCTGTGCGCCGCGCGGGACTCGGGCGGGCTCGGCGACGCGCAGGCGGCGGTGCTGGCGGCGGCCCGGTTCGGCGGGGACGTGCCCGCCGCGCTGGCCGGGGCGGCCCGGCAGCCGGGGGCCGAGGGCCTGCGCGGCCTCGCGGCCTGCTGGCGGGTGGCCGTGGACCAGGGCGCGGGCCTGGCGGCAGGCCTGGACCGGCTCGAAGGGGCACTGCGGGCGGAGCGCGACCAACGTGCCGATCTGCGGGCTCAGCTGTCGGGGGCCAGGGCCACGGCCGTCATGCTCGCCGGTCTGCCGGCCCTCGGACTCCTGCTGGGCGAGGCCATGGGGGCCGACCCCCTGCGGGTGCTGCTGCACACGGGAGCGGGGCTGGGCTGCCTGGTCATCGGTGGCGTGCTGGAGGGCGCGGGCCTGTGGTGGGCCTTGCGGATCGTGCGAGCGGCGGAGGCGATGTGA
- the nhaA gene encoding Na+/H+ antiporter NhaA → MTAPRTDTPARKFLGRLSLPERNFVADALRTETVGGVILLLAAVAALLWANIPALRGSYESVGHFHLGPASLGLNLSVEHWAADGLLAVFFFVAGIELKRELVAGDLKDAKAAILPVIAALCGMAVPAVVYVLTNLGSGGSLGGWAVPTATDIAFALAVLAVIGTSLPSALRAFLLTLAVVDDLFAILVIAVFFTGHLNFAALGGAAAGLVVFWLLLRKGVRGWYVYVPLGLVIWALMYNSGVHATIAGVAMGLMLRCAPHENEKASPGERIEHLVRPLSAGLAVPLFALFSAGVSLSGGALANVFTRPETLGVVLGLIVGKTVGIFGGTWLTARFTRASLSEDLAWADLFAVATLAGIGFTVSLLIGELAFTGDAALTDEVKASVLTGSLIAAILATVLLKMRNARYRKLCESEERDDDLDGIPDVYEQDDPAYHLRMAEMHERKAAEHRRLAEAKTAEGSGRLAEVPGRAGEEDGGPA, encoded by the coding sequence GTGACCGCGCCCCGCACCGACACCCCCGCACGCAAGTTCCTCGGCCGCCTGTCCCTGCCCGAGCGGAACTTCGTGGCGGACGCGCTGCGCACCGAGACCGTCGGTGGTGTGATCCTCCTGCTCGCCGCGGTCGCCGCCCTGCTCTGGGCGAACATCCCCGCCCTGCGCGGCAGCTACGAGAGCGTCGGGCACTTCCACCTGGGCCCCGCCTCCCTCGGCCTGAACCTCTCCGTGGAGCACTGGGCCGCCGACGGACTGCTCGCCGTGTTCTTCTTCGTCGCCGGGATCGAGCTCAAGCGCGAACTGGTGGCCGGGGACCTGAAAGACGCCAAGGCCGCGATCCTGCCGGTGATCGCCGCGCTGTGCGGCATGGCGGTACCGGCCGTCGTCTACGTTTTGACCAACCTCGGCTCGGGCGGCTCGCTCGGCGGCTGGGCGGTGCCGACCGCGACGGACATCGCCTTCGCGCTCGCCGTGCTCGCGGTCATCGGCACCTCGCTGCCCAGCGCCCTGCGCGCCTTCCTGCTGACGCTCGCCGTCGTCGACGACCTGTTCGCGATCCTGGTCATCGCCGTCTTCTTCACCGGCCACCTGAACTTCGCCGCGCTGGGCGGGGCGGCGGCCGGACTCGTCGTCTTCTGGCTGCTGCTGCGCAAGGGGGTGCGCGGCTGGTACGTGTACGTGCCGCTCGGCCTGGTCATCTGGGCGCTGATGTACAACAGCGGCGTGCACGCCACCATCGCGGGCGTCGCGATGGGCCTGATGCTGCGCTGCGCCCCCCACGAGAACGAGAAGGCCTCCCCGGGCGAGCGCATCGAACACCTCGTACGGCCGCTCTCAGCGGGCCTGGCGGTGCCACTGTTCGCCCTGTTCAGCGCGGGCGTCTCCCTCTCGGGCGGGGCGCTGGCCAACGTGTTCACCCGGCCCGAGACACTCGGCGTCGTCCTCGGACTGATCGTCGGCAAGACGGTCGGCATCTTCGGCGGGACCTGGCTCACCGCCCGCTTCACCAGGGCGTCGCTCAGCGAGGACCTCGCCTGGGCCGACCTGTTCGCCGTGGCCACGCTCGCCGGGATCGGCTTCACCGTCTCCCTGCTCATCGGCGAACTCGCCTTCACCGGCGACGCGGCGCTCACCGACGAGGTCAAGGCCTCCGTCCTCACCGGCTCCCTCATCGCGGCGATCCTGGCCACCGTTCTGCTGAAGATGCGCAACGCCCGGTACCGGAAGCTGTGCGAGTCCGAGGAGCGCGACGACGACCTCGACGGCATCCCGGACGTCTACGAGCAGGACGACCCCGCCTACCACCTGCGCATGGCCGAGATGCACGAGCGGAAGGCCGCCGAGCACCGCCGGCTCGCCGAGGCGAAAACGGCCGAAGGGAGCGGGAGGCTTGCCGAAGTGCCGGGCAGGGCAGGCGAGGAGGACGGCGGTCCGGCATGA
- a CDS encoding TadE family type IV pilus minor pilin, which translates to MTAEAAMVLPVLVLVVTTLVWVLLVVLAQIQCVDAARAGARAAARQDPEGSVTRVARDVAPHGAKVTVIRRGDHVHVVVVADPPGLGVLPFQLREEAVAEAEDMVGTRAQRGAGT; encoded by the coding sequence GTGACTGCGGAGGCCGCCATGGTCCTGCCCGTGCTGGTGCTCGTGGTGACGACGCTTGTCTGGGTCCTGCTGGTGGTGCTCGCGCAGATCCAGTGCGTGGACGCGGCACGGGCGGGAGCCCGGGCCGCCGCCCGCCAGGACCCCGAGGGCTCGGTGACCCGAGTGGCCCGGGACGTGGCACCGCACGGTGCGAAGGTCACGGTGATCCGCCGGGGAGACCACGTGCACGTGGTCGTCGTGGCCGACCCGCCGGGGCTGGGCGTGCTGCCCTTCCAACTGAGGGAGGAAGCCGTGGCGGAGGCGGAGGACATGGTCGGGACGCGCGCCCAGCGGGGAGCGGGGACGTGA
- a CDS encoding HAD family hydrolase, whose product MLRGVENHSLPRTAAFFDLDKTVIAKSSTLTFSKSFYQGGLINRRAVLRTAYAQFVFLAGGADHDQMERMREYLSALCRGWNVRQVKEIVAETLHDLIDPIIYDEAASLIEEHHTAGRDVVIVSTSGAEVVEPIGELLGADRVVATRMVVGEDGCFTGEVEYYAYGPTKAEAIRELAESEGYDLSRCYAYSDSVTDLPMLESVGHPHAVNPDRALRREAVARAWPVLDFHRPVRLKQRLPAFSVPPRPALVAMAAIGAAAATAGLVWYTSRRRNSIA is encoded by the coding sequence ATGCTCAGGGGCGTGGAAAACCACTCCTTGCCCCGCACAGCGGCCTTCTTCGATCTGGACAAGACGGTCATTGCGAAGTCGAGCACGCTCACCTTCAGCAAGTCGTTCTACCAAGGCGGACTGATCAACCGCAGGGCCGTGTTGCGAACGGCGTACGCCCAGTTCGTCTTCCTCGCCGGCGGCGCCGACCACGACCAGATGGAGCGCATGCGCGAGTACCTGTCCGCGCTGTGCCGCGGCTGGAACGTGCGGCAGGTCAAGGAGATCGTCGCCGAGACGCTGCACGACCTGATCGACCCGATCATCTACGACGAGGCCGCCTCCCTCATCGAGGAGCACCACACCGCCGGCCGCGACGTGGTCATCGTGTCCACGTCGGGCGCGGAGGTGGTCGAGCCGATCGGCGAACTGCTGGGCGCGGACCGCGTGGTGGCCACCCGGATGGTGGTGGGAGAGGACGGCTGCTTCACCGGCGAGGTGGAGTACTACGCCTACGGCCCGACGAAGGCGGAGGCGATCCGCGAGCTGGCCGAGTCCGAGGGGTACGACCTCAGCCGCTGCTACGCCTACAGCGACTCGGTGACCGATCTGCCGATGCTGGAGTCGGTTGGGCATCCGCACGCCGTGAACCCCGACCGGGCGCTGCGCCGGGAGGCCGTCGCGCGTGCGTGGCCGGTTCTCGACTTCCACCGGCCGGTGCGGCTCAAGCAACGGCTGCCCGCCTTCTCGGTGCCGCCGCGTCCGGCCCTGGTCGCGATGGCAGCCATAGGCGCGGCAGCGGCCACCGCGGGACTCGTCTGGTACACGAGCCGGCGCCGGAACTCGATCGCCTGA
- a CDS encoding DUF4244 domain-containing protein: MYGKVWARLRALMCRDAGMVTSEYAMGIIAAVAFAVLLYEVVTSGQVKTELQNIVKRALSARM; the protein is encoded by the coding sequence ATGTACGGAAAGGTATGGGCACGGCTGCGTGCCCTGATGTGCCGGGACGCGGGGATGGTGACGTCCGAGTACGCGATGGGGATCATCGCGGCGGTGGCGTTCGCCGTCCTGCTCTACGAGGTGGTGACGAGCGGCCAGGTCAAGACGGAGTTGCAGAACATCGTGAAGCGAGCGCTCAGTGCGCGGATGTGA
- a CDS encoding type II secretion system F family protein: MSAGGVVHRLGTVAGAAALLWLTVRWLEAMGRERSARRRTAALLGTERTAEEARRSRARLRATSGLRQCLPAVGVAGAGWVLVGGLTGLVLGLAGAAGMWQWRRRTASRPEAESDAAEAARQLPLAADLLAACVAAGGGPVIAAQAVGEALGGPVGDALAQGAAQVRLGGPPADAWRGLASIPGAAALARLLERADESGLPAAGPAARLAADVRADRARTATARARRAAVLVTAPVGLCFLPAFVAVGVLPVLIGLAGGLLSGGGG, from the coding sequence GTGAGCGCGGGCGGTGTTGTCCACAGGCTGGGGACGGTCGCGGGGGCGGCGGCGCTCCTGTGGCTGACGGTGAGATGGCTGGAGGCGATGGGCCGGGAGCGGAGCGCACGGCGGCGTACGGCCGCGCTGCTGGGGACGGAGCGGACGGCGGAGGAGGCACGGCGCTCGCGTGCACGGCTCCGTGCGACAAGTGGCCTGCGGCAGTGCTTGCCGGCGGTGGGTGTCGCCGGGGCCGGGTGGGTGCTGGTCGGCGGGCTGACCGGGCTCGTGCTCGGGCTCGCCGGGGCGGCCGGGATGTGGCAGTGGCGGCGGCGGACGGCGAGCCGTCCCGAAGCGGAGTCCGACGCGGCCGAAGCCGCCCGTCAACTCCCGCTCGCGGCCGACCTGCTGGCGGCCTGTGTCGCGGCCGGTGGCGGCCCGGTGATCGCCGCCCAGGCCGTCGGAGAGGCCCTGGGCGGCCCCGTCGGGGACGCGCTGGCCCAGGGAGCCGCCCAGGTCCGGCTCGGCGGGCCGCCGGCAGACGCCTGGCGCGGACTCGCCTCGATACCGGGAGCCGCGGCCCTGGCGCGGCTGCTGGAGCGGGCCGACGAGTCGGGCCTTCCCGCCGCGGGCCCGGCCGCCCGTCTCGCGGCCGACGTCCGCGCCGACCGGGCGCGCACCGCGACGGCCAGGGCACGCCGGGCGGCCGTACTGGTCACCGCACCGGTGGGGCTGTGCTTCCTGCCCGCCTTCGTCGCGGTGGGCGTGCTGCCCGTGCTGATCGGCCTCGCGGGCGGACTGCTGAGCGGAGGTGGTGGCTGA
- the ssd gene encoding septum site-determining protein Ssd encodes MAGTVTHDPPPEAGGLQGRPLIVTEDAGLLDDLLRLCAAAGATPEVHHGLPERRGGWETAPLVLVGDDAARRVRGAARRRGVVLVGRDQDDPGIWRRAIEIGADHVLVLPDGEQWLVDRIADVAEGVGRPALTVGVIGGRGGAGASTLACALAVTAAREGLRTLLVDADPLGGGLDVLLGGETAEGLRWPAFAASRGRVGGGALEESLPELHSLRVLSWDRGDCVAVPPQAVRAVLAAARRRGGAVVVDLPRRVDEGVAEALAQIDLGLLVVPAELRAVAAAARVASAAGMVLRDLRVAVRGPYAPGLDDREVARLLGLPLAGEVPVESALRRSGEGRTPPGAVARGPLARFCTAFWERALIEAAAA; translated from the coding sequence GTGGCCGGAACCGTCACACACGATCCACCGCCCGAGGCCGGAGGGTTGCAGGGCAGACCACTGATCGTCACCGAGGACGCCGGACTCCTCGACGACCTGCTGCGCCTGTGCGCGGCGGCCGGCGCCACACCCGAGGTCCATCACGGCCTGCCCGAGCGCAGAGGCGGCTGGGAGACGGCACCGCTGGTGCTGGTCGGCGACGACGCCGCCCGGCGGGTGCGCGGGGCCGCCCGCCGGCGCGGAGTGGTGCTGGTCGGCCGGGACCAGGACGACCCCGGGATCTGGCGGCGCGCCATCGAGATCGGCGCCGACCACGTGCTGGTGCTGCCCGACGGCGAGCAGTGGCTGGTCGACCGCATCGCCGACGTCGCCGAGGGCGTCGGCCGACCCGCGCTCACCGTGGGCGTCATCGGCGGCCGCGGCGGAGCGGGCGCGTCCACCCTGGCCTGCGCCCTCGCCGTCACCGCCGCCCGGGAGGGCCTGCGCACCCTGCTCGTGGACGCGGATCCGCTGGGCGGCGGCCTCGACGTCCTGCTGGGCGGGGAGACGGCCGAGGGACTGCGCTGGCCCGCGTTCGCCGCCTCGCGCGGAAGAGTCGGCGGCGGCGCCCTGGAGGAGTCGCTGCCCGAACTGCACTCGCTGCGCGTGCTCAGCTGGGACCGCGGCGACTGCGTTGCCGTCCCGCCGCAGGCTGTCCGGGCGGTGCTGGCCGCCGCCCGTCGGCGCGGCGGCGCCGTGGTGGTCGACCTGCCCCGCCGCGTCGACGAAGGGGTCGCCGAGGCCCTCGCCCAGATCGACCTCGGCCTGCTCGTGGTCCCCGCCGAACTGCGCGCCGTGGCGGCCGCGGCACGGGTGGCGTCCGCGGCCGGCATGGTCCTGCGCGATCTGCGGGTGGCGGTCCGGGGGCCGTACGCGCCCGGGCTCGACGACCGTGAGGTGGCCAGGCTGCTCGGCCTGCCGCTGGCGGGCGAGGTGCCCGTGGAGTCGGCGCTGCGGCGCTCCGGCGAGGGCAGGACCCCGCCCGGCGCGGTGGCGCGCGGACCGCTCGCCCGTTTCTGCACCGCCTTCTGGGAGCGGGCGCTGATCGAGGCGGCGGCCGCATGA
- a CDS encoding oxidoreductase, which translates to MSTTGATAEPPPSSRTSPNRQDPLAALGALPGVAESVESVRKAVDRVYGHRVMRRRSNEVTSEAALRAARGSGALSGADWALEEVRRRSDFSGDGEARVMGAALRLTAEAGQLLSIWRQSPLRVLARLHLVAAASQEGAVGRPRQAGESVGEPLIELAPPSADEVSGRLEGLSELIIAGGSAPALVTAAVVHGELLALRPFVSHNGLIARAAERIVLVGSGLDPKSVCPAEVGHAELGRAAYLAALDGYVSGTPEGMAAWIAHCARAVELGARESTAVCEALQRGAA; encoded by the coding sequence ATGAGTACGACAGGCGCGACCGCCGAGCCTCCGCCGAGCTCTCGCACGAGCCCGAACAGGCAGGATCCCCTTGCGGCCCTGGGTGCGCTGCCCGGTGTGGCCGAGTCCGTGGAGTCCGTACGCAAGGCCGTGGACCGGGTGTACGGGCACCGGGTCATGCGGCGCAGGAGCAACGAGGTCACCTCCGAGGCGGCGCTGCGTGCTGCGCGCGGCTCCGGGGCGCTGTCCGGTGCGGACTGGGCCCTGGAGGAGGTGCGGCGCCGCTCCGACTTCAGCGGTGACGGCGAGGCGCGGGTGATGGGCGCCGCCCTGAGACTGACGGCCGAGGCCGGGCAACTGCTGTCCATCTGGCGGCAGTCGCCCCTGCGGGTGCTGGCCCGGCTGCACCTGGTCGCCGCCGCGAGCCAGGAGGGCGCGGTCGGGCGGCCGCGCCAGGCGGGTGAGAGTGTCGGCGAGCCGCTGATCGAACTGGCGCCGCCGAGCGCCGATGAGGTCTCCGGGCGCCTGGAGGGGCTGTCGGAACTGATCATCGCCGGCGGCTCCGCGCCCGCCCTGGTGACGGCGGCCGTGGTGCATGGCGAGCTTCTGGCGCTGCGGCCCTTCGTCTCCCACAACGGGCTGATCGCCCGGGCAGCCGAGCGCATCGTCCTGGTCGGCAGCGGTCTCGACCCCAAGTCGGTCTGCCCCGCCGAGGTCGGCCACGCCGAACTGGGCCGCGCGGCCTACCTGGCCGCCCTCGACGGCTATGTCTCCGGCACCCCGGAGGGCATGGCGGCCTGGATCGCCCACTGTGCCAGGGCGGTGGAACTGGGAGCGCGCGAGTCCACAGCGGTGTGTGAGGCGCTTCAGCGCGGGGCGGCGTGA